Sequence from the Thermocoleostomius sinensis A174 genome:
TGGCCTTTAGCCCCGATGGTCTACACCTGGTCAGTGGCGGGGCTGATAAAACCGTCAGACTGTGGGATCGTCAAACGGGGGACTGTCGCTGGGTTGTCCGCGACCATATCAAGGCCGTCCTCTCTGTCTGTTTTAGCCCCGATGGTTCTGTCGTCGCCAGCAGTAGTGACGATCAAACGGTGAAACTATGGAGAGCCAAGACGGGTCAAGCGATCGCAACCTTGGAAGGGCACACCTGCCGCGTGTGGTCGCTGAGCTATAGCCCCGATGGTCAAATCGTAGCTAGTGGCAGTGATGATCAAACTATCAAACTCTGGGATGTGAACAGTCGCGAGTGTCGGCAAACGCTGCAAGGGCATACGCGCGGCATTCGGGCAGTGGGTTTCAGTCCAGACGGGCAAACCTTGGCCAGTGGTGGAGAAGATCAACTGATCCGGCTGTGGGATCTCAGTGACGCTCGTCTCACTGCAATTAGAAATCAGTACAGTTACCCGGTTCAGAAAGTACTGCGGGGGCATCTCAGCCGCATCTGGTCATTGTCCTTTAGCCCCGACGGACAGCTACTAGCCAGTGGCAGTGACGATCGCACTATCAAACTGTGGCAATGTCCAACCGGGTTTTGCTCTCGTACCTTGTTTGAAATTTCGCAGGAGCATGCTGATTGGATTCGGGCTGTTACTTTTAGCCCCAACGGAGAAATTTTAGCAAGTGGGACAGATGATACCACTATCAGCTTGTGGAATGTGGCAACTGGAGAGCTATTGCGGCGGTTACAGGGACACGAACAATCAAGTTGGGTTTGGTCGGTTGCCTTTAGCCCCGACGGAGCCATGTTAGCCAGCAGCAGTAGCGATTGCACGATCCGTCTGTGGCAGGTGAACACAGCCGAGTGTTTGTCCATTCTGCGGGGACATAGCGATACGGTGTTTTCGGTCGCCTTCAGCCCAGATGGTAAAACCCTGGCCAGTGGCAGTCGCGATCACAGCATCAAACTCTGGGATGTGGAGACTGTCCGTTGCCTGCAAACTTTGCAAGAACACACAAGTTGGGTGCGATCGGTGGCCTTTAGTCCCGATGGCACATGGTTAGCCAGTGGCAGCAATGACCAAACCGTGAAGCTATGGAACTTAAAAACTGGAGGCTGTCGCACCCTAACAGGACACACCGATCGGGTCCGATCGATCGCCTTCAGTCCTGACGGACGATGGCTAGCGAGTGGTAGCGGCGATGCCTCGATTCGCCTCTGGGAGGTTGAGACTGAGCAGTGCCACACCGTCCTAAAAGTTCGCAGTCCCTACGAAGGCATGAATATCACTGGAGCCAAAGGACTCACCACGTCTCATCGCGCTACTCTAATTGCGTTGGGAGCGATCGATCAGGGCTTGTGAGGACAGCAGCGCTGAGCAATTCTATTCTTGACCTGCTGCTGCTTTTCCTCTGGATGTCACTATGATTTTGAGCGAGTATTGTTCTTCCTCGATGGAGTTATCAGCCAATCGCAGTCGAAAGTTCATGCGATAGTGCCCCGGTTGTCTAGGATAGCGAATCACCCCCAACGCCATCCCTTCTGCATTTGGCTCTACCATACCTTGCAAAAACAGGCTGCCTCGAATGCCGTTCACGGTAAATACTTGGTCTTGTTCATCCACAAATGAAACGCGAACAGACTGCACGAGTTGCGAACCGGGACCCACATCATAGCCAAACCATGTAGACGATCCAGTGTTGCGCAAGGTGGCATACAGCAGTGCTTCTTGACCAGCACGCACCTGCTCCAAATCAGCCAAAATCTTGCCATCTCGATCGTGCACCGATTCTATCTTGCCGGCCAACCCTTGCTGATAGGCATTCACATCGGTGGTGACTGGAAAAATTTTGTGGTAAACCTCCCAACTGGTGCGAGTCACAATATTATCTTGCACATCCCAAATCCGGGTCTTTTGCGGTGTCGGGGTTCGGTTCCAGGTATGATCACCAAATGCCCCAATCAACTGAACGTAGGTTGAAATACAAAGTGCTATCAAGAAAACAATAAACGATCGATGAAATAGTCCTCGTTTGCCTTGATTAACTTGAGAAAAATGTTGATATAGAAAATAGTTAATTAGAAAGCAAAGCACCGGAATCGTATCAATTAAGAACCTGGAAGGGCCATACACAAAAATGCCCGGCCAGCGAGTGTAGAACCAGTAATGAACATATAGAATTAAACAGGAAATTGTCAAACCAGCTAGTAACTTTTCCTCATGTTCTGCTCTCCAGCGGGCAATGTGTCGTACCCCTGGAATGGCAAACAGCAGCACCGGGCAGAGTGTAATTAAACCACGATTAGGACTAAACAGTAAACCGACGATCGCTTCGGGCACATTCCTTAAACCGTAGGGAGATTGGCCAAAATGATCCGAATAACCACCACTGAAAGCGCTACCAAAACCAAAGTAGTAGACATTCCAAGCGATATTAAAAAGAATCGAGAATAGCCCTAAGCCAAAGAAAATAGCTTGCTGACGATAGACAACAATAGCATAAATCACAAACGGAACCAGAAATACCAAGCTGGTTGGGCGACTGCCGGGCAATAAGCCACAAAAGAATCCGGCCGTAATCACCAAAAGAATTTTGACGGTTCCCTGCGATCGATTTGCTTTCAGAATGGCTAATAGGGTGGCTATTACGACAACATTGGAGATGGTATTTTGTCGAATGCCTTGCGAACAAACAACCCAAGTAGAGGTGGCAAAGGCATACACAAAGGTAGAGACTATTGCTGTCACGCGGTTGAATTTGAGGCTGGAAGCGAGGTAAAACAAAACAGCCGACAGCGAGGTAATAATCGATGCAGCTAGTGTGTCAAATTGGCGGCGATCGTTGCGTAGAAAAGTTTCGCTAGTTAAATCAAGAGGCTGAATAGAATAATTAATTGAATCAATGGCGTTTGTGCCTAGTAAAGACAGCCATGCTTGTAATTTCAAATACAGAAAAAAACTAACATAAATCGGAAATGTCACAATTGCTGGACCGATCGGATACGGAGAACTGACATGTCCATTTTTAGCTTCTATAAAGAAATAGGGCGACTCTGCTTCTAAATTGATGCGGTTGGTATAGAGAGACGATTCTCTAAAAATATCAAAATTTAACTCCTGATTTTCTAACCAATTAAATGCCAACAAGGAATTCGCAATATCATCATTCGATGTCAGCGCTTGTCCATTCGCTAAATACACGAACAAGCAAGTACAAAAAATTAACAAGCAAATCAATCGTTGGACGGGCTTCATTGCCAAATCTCTGGAAGCTGTTGAAAAAGTATAAAGGATTATGCTGTTGTCGATATCGGCTTCTGCCCCCAGAGAACTTACGATAAAGTTCCGAGGCGAAGTGAGTAGGGGCACTTAGGATTCGGAGGATTTCACGTTATTCTGGACATGGCAAAACCATGACGGGATATGGAGACAGCGACATGCAGACAGTCGATGAAAAGATTAGCCCCCTTGCAGGCAAGCCTGCCCCCGCCGATAGCTTGATTGACGTTGCCAAGCTGTTGCAGGAATACTACACCATTCATCCTGAACCAACCAACCCCCTACAAAAAGTGAGCTTTGGTACGTCAGGGCATCGAGGTTCGGCTGCCAACGGCACATTCAACGAAGATCACATCCTGGCTGTGTCGCAAGCGGTGGCAGAATATCGTCGCAGCAAAGGCATTGATGGGCCACTATATATGGGGATGGATTCCCATGCCCTTTCCGGCCCTGCCCAAAAGACGGCTTTGGAAGTACTAGCAGCACACGGCATTGACGTCTACATGGCTCCGACAGAGGGCTACGCGCAGTATACTCCTACCCCGGTTGTGTCTCATGCCATCTTGACCTATAACCAAGGTCGAACCAACGGCTTAGCGGATGGCATCATCATCACGCCCTCCCACAACCCTCCGAGTGACGGTGGCTTTAAGTATAATCCATCCTCTGGTGGCCCAGCAGACCCCGAAATCACGAAATGGATTCAGGAACGGGCCAACGAGTTGATGGCAAACGGCAATAAAGAGGTGCAGCGGATGCCTTATGAATCGGCACTGAAGGCTTCCACCACGCACATTTATGACTACATCACGCCCTATGTGAATGATCTAGAGACCATTATTGATCTCGAGGCGATTCGGACAGCCGACATTCGCATCGGGGTTGATCCGCTCGGTAGCTCTAATATTGCCTACTGGGAGCCGATCGCCAATCGATATGGACTCAACCTGACCATTGTCAATCGCACGATCGATCCCACCTTCAGCTTCATGACCGTAGACTGGGACGGCA
This genomic interval carries:
- the pgm gene encoding phosphoglucomutase (alpha-D-glucose-1,6-bisphosphate-dependent); translation: MQTVDEKISPLAGKPAPADSLIDVAKLLQEYYTIHPEPTNPLQKVSFGTSGHRGSAANGTFNEDHILAVSQAVAEYRRSKGIDGPLYMGMDSHALSGPAQKTALEVLAAHGIDVYMAPTEGYAQYTPTPVVSHAILTYNQGRTNGLADGIIITPSHNPPSDGGFKYNPSSGGPADPEITKWIQERANELMANGNKEVQRMPYESALKASTTHIYDYITPYVNDLETIIDLEAIRTADIRIGVDPLGSSNIAYWEPIANRYGLNLTIVNRTIDPTFSFMTVDWDGKIRMDCSSPYAMASLVNVKDDYDIAFGNDTDSDRHGIVTPSVGLMNPNHFLSVAIRYLFTSRANWPANSAIGKTLVSSSMIDRVAKDIGRQLCEVPVGFKWFVAGLLDGSFGFGGEESAGASFLRKNGTVWTTDKDGIIMDLLAAEITAKTGKDPGLHYQDLTDRLGKPYYTRVDSPASPELKAKLSKLSAEDVKASTLAGEPITAKLTKAPGNDAAIGGLKVTTDNGWFAARPSGTENVYKLYAESFKSEEHLSAIITEAEQIVSSAM